The Palaemon carinicauda isolate YSFRI2023 chromosome 43, ASM3689809v2, whole genome shotgun sequence genome window below encodes:
- the LOC137633887 gene encoding piggyBac transposable element-derived protein 4-like, protein MNETRFNFLLRSLRFDDHTTWNARMKPDKLAPWRNTWECFLDNCQKNVPGNAITVDEQMDGFRGRCPFRYYMRNKPTKYGIKINMACDARNSYMLNGIVDLAKHRRPQVVPGKLEEYYTMTLTEPNVNSNRTITVDNCFTSLSLVKELYKMNTYLIGTSRMKGYVPKIMVDKKFSRPVDSSIFLFHEKVSMVLFKPKKNKIVLLLSSKHNFSAIGERNKPEAIHFYNKTKGGVDVLDMMCARTDVFSGSQDEQDA, encoded by the exons ATGAATGAAACCAGATTCAATTTCCTCCTGAGGTCACTCAGGTTTGATGACCACACCACATGGAATGCAAGAATGAAGCCTGATAAGCTGGCTCCTTGGCGAAACACATGGGAGTGTTTTCTTGATAATTGTCAGAAAAATGTGCCAGGAAATGCAATCACTGTTGATGAGCAGATGGATGGATTTAGGGGACGGTGTCCTTTCCGCTACTATATGCGGAACAAACCAACCAAATATGGCATAAAGATAAATATGGCATGTGATGCTAGGAACAGTTACATGCTAAATGGCATTGTGGACCTTGCTAAACACAGACGGCCCCAAGTAGTTCCTGGTAAATTAGAAGAATATTACACTATGACTCTTACAGAACCCAACGTAAACAGCAACCGTACAATCACAGTGGACAACTGTTTTACTTCGCTGTCCCTGGTGAAAGAGCTGTACAAGATGAACACCTACCTAATTGGGACTTCAAGAATGAAAGGGTATGTTCCTAAAATAATGGTGGACAAAAAGTTCAGTAGGCCAGTAGATTccagcatctttctgttccatgaaaAAGTGAGTATGGTGTTATTCAAaccaaaaaagaataaaattgtgCTACTGCTGTCATCCAAGCACAACTTTTCTGCTATCGGCGAAAGAAATAAACCTGAAGCAATAcacttttataataaaacaaagggaGGAGTGGATGTACTGGACATGATGTGTGCCAG GACCGATGTTTTCTCTGGTTCCCAGGATGAACAAGATGCCTAG